The following proteins come from a genomic window of Lolium rigidum isolate FL_2022 chromosome 5, APGP_CSIRO_Lrig_0.1, whole genome shotgun sequence:
- the LOC124657723 gene encoding protein DETOXIFICATION 41-like isoform X2, with protein sequence MEGDGDARAPLLDFVDDRSGSSEELLRREPVPFDVLSRLALWEAGNLWRISWASILITLFSFTLSLVTQMFVGHLGELELAGASITNIGIQGLAYGIMLGMASAVQTVCGQAYGARRYRAMGVVCQRALVLQFVTAVVIAFLYWYAGPFLLLIGQAADVAAAGQLYARGLIPQLLAFAIFCPMQRFLQAQNIVNPVAYMTLAVLVFHILISWIVVFVLSFGLLGAALTLSFSWWVLVALTWAYIIWSPACKETWTRLSMLAFRGLWGYAKLAFASAVMLALEVWYVQGFVLLTGFLPNSEIALDSLSICINYWNWDFQIMLGLSYAASIRVGNELGAGHPKVAILSVLVVVMASIAFSILATIAVMVLRYPLSTLYTSSTTVIEAVISLMPLVAISIFLNGIQPILSGVAVGSGWQVIVAYVNVTAYYVIGLPIGCVLGFKTSLEAAGIWWGLIIGVAVQTVALIVITARTNWDNEVEKAIQRLRRTAVDEGGMVVAVDDV encoded by the exons ATGGAGGGAGATGGCGACGCAAGGGCACCATTGCTGGACTTCGTCGATGACCGGTCGGGCTCATCGGAGGAGCTGCTGCGGCGGGAGCCGGTGCCGTTCGACGTGCTCTCACGGCTGGCATTGTGGGAGGCTGGCAACCTTTGGCGCATCTCATGGGCGTCCATCCTCATCACTCTCTTCAGCTTCACTCTGAGCCTCGTCACACAGATGTTCGTTGGCCACCTTGGTGAGCTCGAGCTCGCTGGCGCCTCCATCACCAACATTGGCATCCAGGGTCTAGCCTACGGCATCATG CTTGGCATGGCGAGCGCGGTGCAGACAGTGTGTGGCCAGGCCTATGGGGCTAGGAGGTACAGGGCCATGGGGGTCGTCTGCCAGAGGGCGCTCGTACTCCAGTTCGTGACAGCCGTCGTCATTGCCTTCCTCTACTGGTACGCCGGTCCATTCCTGCTGCTCATTGGGCAGGCTGCGGATGTGGCTGCGGCAGGGCAGCTGTATGCTCGTGGGCTGATACCGCAGCTGCTCGCCTTCGCGATCTTCTGTCCCATGCAGAGGTTCCTGCAGGCTCAGAACATCGTCAACCCTGTGGCATACATGACACTGGCCGTGCTTGTCTTCCACATCCTGATCTCGTGGATCGTCGTGTTCGTGCTTAGTTTTGGCCTTCTCGGCGCGGCTCTGACACTGAGCTTCTCTTGGTGGGTGCTCGTGGCGTTGACATGGGCGTACATCATCTGGAGCCCGGCTTGTAAGGAGACATGGACCAGGCTGTCCATGCTTGCTTTCAGAGGCCTCTGGGGATACGCCAAGCTCGCCTTCGCGTCTGCTGTTATGCTAGC ATTGGAGGTCTGGTATGTGCAAGGATTTGTGCTTCTGACTGGCTTCCTCCCCAACTCAGAGATTGCTCTTGATTCACTCTCTATCTG CATCAATTACTGGAACTGGGACTTCCAAATCATGCTTGGTTTGAGCTATGCAGCCAG TATTCGTGTCGGCAATGAGCTTGGCGCTGGCCATCCAAAAGTTGCAATTTTGTCGGTCCTCGTGGTAGTCATGGCGAGCATCGCCTTCAGCATTCTCGCCACGATTGCAGTCATGGTCCTCAGGTACCCGTTGAGCACTTTGTACACAAGTAGCACGACGGTGATTGAGGCCGTCATCAGTCTGATGCCACTGGTGGCCATCAGCATCTTCTTGAACGGAATCCAGCCAATCCTCTCAG GAGTTGCTGTGGGGAGTGGATGGCAAGTCATAGTTGCATATGTCAACGTTACAGCTTACTATGTGATTGGGCTACCGATTGGATGTGTCCTAGGGTTCAAAACAAGCCTCGAGGCAGCT GGGATCTGGTGGGGCTTGATCATCGGCGTCGCTGTGCAGACGGTGGCTCTGATTGTCATCACAGCCAGGACTAACTGGGACAACGAG GTGGAGAAGGCGATCCAGCGACTGCGGCGCACCGCCGTGGACGAGGGCGGGATGGTGGTCGCCGTCGACGACGTCTGA
- the LOC124657723 gene encoding protein DETOXIFICATION 41-like isoform X1, with product MEGDGDARAPLLDFVDDRSGSSEELLRREPVPFDVLSRLALWEAGNLWRISWASILITLFSFTLSLVTQMFVGHLGELELAGASITNIGIQGLAYGIMLGMASAVQTVCGQAYGARRYRAMGVVCQRALVLQFVTAVVIAFLYWYAGPFLLLIGQAADVAAAGQLYARGLIPQLLAFAIFCPMQRFLQAQNIVNPVAYMTLAVLVFHILISWIVVFVLSFGLLGAALTLSFSWWVLVALTWAYIIWSPACKETWTRLSMLAFRGLWGYAKLAFASAVMLALEVWYVQGFVLLTGFLPNSEIALDSLSICINYWNWDFQIMLGLSYAASIRVGNELGAGHPKVAILSVLVVVMASIAFSILATIAVMVLRYPLSTLYTSSTTVIEAVISLMPLVAISIFLNGIQPILSGVAVGSGWQVIVAYVNVTAYYVIGLPIGCVLGFKTSLEAATSDDQLPLFVIIQGIWWGLIIGVAVQTVALIVITARTNWDNEVEKAIQRLRRTAVDEGGMVVAVDDV from the exons ATGGAGGGAGATGGCGACGCAAGGGCACCATTGCTGGACTTCGTCGATGACCGGTCGGGCTCATCGGAGGAGCTGCTGCGGCGGGAGCCGGTGCCGTTCGACGTGCTCTCACGGCTGGCATTGTGGGAGGCTGGCAACCTTTGGCGCATCTCATGGGCGTCCATCCTCATCACTCTCTTCAGCTTCACTCTGAGCCTCGTCACACAGATGTTCGTTGGCCACCTTGGTGAGCTCGAGCTCGCTGGCGCCTCCATCACCAACATTGGCATCCAGGGTCTAGCCTACGGCATCATG CTTGGCATGGCGAGCGCGGTGCAGACAGTGTGTGGCCAGGCCTATGGGGCTAGGAGGTACAGGGCCATGGGGGTCGTCTGCCAGAGGGCGCTCGTACTCCAGTTCGTGACAGCCGTCGTCATTGCCTTCCTCTACTGGTACGCCGGTCCATTCCTGCTGCTCATTGGGCAGGCTGCGGATGTGGCTGCGGCAGGGCAGCTGTATGCTCGTGGGCTGATACCGCAGCTGCTCGCCTTCGCGATCTTCTGTCCCATGCAGAGGTTCCTGCAGGCTCAGAACATCGTCAACCCTGTGGCATACATGACACTGGCCGTGCTTGTCTTCCACATCCTGATCTCGTGGATCGTCGTGTTCGTGCTTAGTTTTGGCCTTCTCGGCGCGGCTCTGACACTGAGCTTCTCTTGGTGGGTGCTCGTGGCGTTGACATGGGCGTACATCATCTGGAGCCCGGCTTGTAAGGAGACATGGACCAGGCTGTCCATGCTTGCTTTCAGAGGCCTCTGGGGATACGCCAAGCTCGCCTTCGCGTCTGCTGTTATGCTAGC ATTGGAGGTCTGGTATGTGCAAGGATTTGTGCTTCTGACTGGCTTCCTCCCCAACTCAGAGATTGCTCTTGATTCACTCTCTATCTG CATCAATTACTGGAACTGGGACTTCCAAATCATGCTTGGTTTGAGCTATGCAGCCAG TATTCGTGTCGGCAATGAGCTTGGCGCTGGCCATCCAAAAGTTGCAATTTTGTCGGTCCTCGTGGTAGTCATGGCGAGCATCGCCTTCAGCATTCTCGCCACGATTGCAGTCATGGTCCTCAGGTACCCGTTGAGCACTTTGTACACAAGTAGCACGACGGTGATTGAGGCCGTCATCAGTCTGATGCCACTGGTGGCCATCAGCATCTTCTTGAACGGAATCCAGCCAATCCTCTCAG GAGTTGCTGTGGGGAGTGGATGGCAAGTCATAGTTGCATATGTCAACGTTACAGCTTACTATGTGATTGGGCTACCGATTGGATGTGTCCTAGGGTTCAAAACAAGCCTCGAGGCAGCT ACGTCTGATGATCAGTTGCCTCTGTTTGTGATAATTCAGGGGATCTGGTGGGGCTTGATCATCGGCGTCGCTGTGCAGACGGTGGCTCTGATTGTCATCACAGCCAGGACTAACTGGGACAACGAG GTGGAGAAGGCGATCCAGCGACTGCGGCGCACCGCCGTGGACGAGGGCGGGATGGTGGTCGCCGTCGACGACGTCTGA
- the LOC124655892 gene encoding receptor-like protein EIX2 codes for MAAAPPYRLYYFEAKIVIFKNTKLLTIILLLAAVALAITTTSAVAAAANGSCIAAERAALLSFKAGITSDPANLLGSWHGRDCCQWSGINCSSRTGHVVKLDLYNHFFEEDYKGNVPSHSLSLRGQISSSLRSLRYLKHLDLSANKHLGHGMPIPDFVGSLDRLVFLDLSFMNFSGRVPQNLGNLTKLLYLNIFNYYGATHSDISWLPRLQSLQSLELGGVNLSSAVDWLHKVNALPNLVALSLDNCALNNSLTHTTTASPPLLHNLTLLQLLDLSQNHLNSRAANNWFWGVTSLKSLYIYGCGFAGAFPDELGNLTLLETLYMPDNNFVGMIPATLSGLCNLQSLTLNNNNISGDIADLIYRLPSCSWKNLQVLSLEGNNITGTTLEAVLHLTSLQVFNVISNDLTGRVPVEIGTLANLTTLYLADNGFSSVLSESHFAGLTNLKQIDLSNNHLEIIVGPDWVPPFNLNWAEFGSCHLGPRFPQWLRWQKDIDKLHIPNTGIIGELPIWFWTSFSRATSLDISLNQISGKLPLSLEFMSVRRLLLQSNQLTGLVPLLPRSVEILDISRNNLTGFVASNIGAPSLQFAILFSNSITGAIPKSICQWSKLLVLDLSSNLLTGELPDCGTKQLKHWDTSSNNTSIAKSKSSSSLEVRTLLLRNNSLSGGFPLFLRQCRNVVFVDLAQNRFSGKLPVWISKEMPALVILRLRSNNFSGEIPIGIAKFPALRILDLSNNNFYGAIPQHLAGLEALTATDKALLPAENPFEEEYQEMYWSSDTGLFNDSLPVVIKGKVLGYRENVIYLMSIDLSCNSLTGKIPEEMSYLAGLINLNLSSNFLSGQIPYKIGNMQSLESLDLTKNHLAGEIPWGLSDLTSLAYLNLSYNDLSGRIPSGRQLDTLQTDDPASMYIGNPGLCGRPVPKQCPGDQPTQEDSVEWHKHGLFQMDFLLSLIVGFVAGVWMVFCGLLFAKKWMGAYFRLFDKLCDKVYVISVVTWHKWCGISGEN; via the exons ATGGCGGCGGCACCACCCTACCGCTTGTACTACTTCGAAGCAAAGATCGTGATTTTTAAG AACACCAAGCTGCTGACCATCATCCTACTCCTAGCAGCAGTAGCACTAGCCATCACCACCACCTCCGCCGTCGCTGCCGCTGCAAACGGGAGCTGCATCGCGGCCGAGAGGGCGGCGCTGCTCTCCTTCAAGGCCGGCATCACAAGCGACCCGGCCAATCTCCTCGGCTCTTGGCATGGCCGCGACTGCTGCCAGTGGAGCGGCATCAACTGCAGCAGCCGGACAGGCCACGTCGTCAAGCTCGACCTCTACAACCACTTCTTCGAGGAGGACTACAAAGGGAACGTCCCCAGCCATTCGCTCTCGCTGCGCGGACAGATAAGTTCTTCGCTTCGTTCTCTGCGATATCTCAAGCATCTAGACCTCAGCGCCAACAAGCATCTCGGCCATGGAATGCCCATACCAGATTTCGTGGGTTCTCTTGATCGCCTGGTGTTCCTGGACCTCTCCTTCATGAATTTCAGTGGTAGAGTGCCTCAGAATCTTGGGAACCTCACCAAGCTGCTATACCTTAACATCTTCAATTACTACGGCGCTACTCACTCGGATATTTCCTGGCTGCCACGCCTACAATCGCTCCAATCTCTCGAGTTAGGCGGTGTCAACCTCAGCTCAGCGGTTGACTGGCTCCATAAGGTCAACGCCCTTCCCAACCTGGTTGCACTCAGTCTCGATAACTGTGCCCTTAATAATAGCCTCACTCATACTACTACTGCTTCACCACCTCTACTCCACAACCTCACTCTTCTTCAGCTCCTTGATCTCTCCCAAAACCACTTAAACAGTCGAGCTGCAAACAACTGGTTTTGGGGTGTAACAAGCCTCAAGTCCCTATACATATACGGCTGTGGGTTCGCGGGAGCATTTCCTGACGAGTTAGGAAACTTAACCTTGTTAGAGACCCTTTACATGCCAGACAATAACTTTGTGGGGATGATACCTGCAACACTCAGTGGTCTCTGTAACTTGCAGTCTCTAACActtaacaacaacaacatcagtgGGGACATAGCAGACCTCATATACAGGCTACCAAGCTGTTCTTGGAAGAACCTGCAAGTACTGTCTTTGGAGGGTAACAACATCACAGGCACGACATTAGAAGCAGTGTTGCACCTAACCAGCTTACAAGTATTCAACGTGATTTCCAATGACTTGACAGGTCGCGTGCCTGTGGAGATTGGGACACTTGCAAATTTGACTACCTTGTACCTTGCGGACAACGGCTTCAGTAGTGTGTTATCAGAAAGTCATTTTGCCGGTCTGACGAATCTGAAGCAGATCGACTTATCCAATAATCACTtggagatcatcgtgggaccggaTTGGGTACCTCCATTCAACTTGAATTGGGCCGAGTTCGGATCATGTCATCTGGGTCCTCGATTTCCTCAATGGCTCCGATGGCAAAAGGACATTGACAAACTTCATATTCCCAACACAGGCATCATTGGTGAATTACCGATTTGGTTTTGGACTTCCTTTTCTCGTGCTACATCTTTGGACATCTCGCTGAACCAAATTAGCGGCAAGTTGCCACTTAGTTTGGAGTTCATGTCAGTGAGGAGACTTCTTCTCCAGTCAAACCAGCTAACCGGCCTAGTACCACTTTTACCAAGATCAGTTGAGATATTGGACATCTCCAGAAATAATTTAACTGGTTTTGTGGCATCAaacattggagctccttctttgcAGTTTGCAATTCTCTTCTCAAATAGCATAACGGGGGCTATTCCCAAGTCAATTTGTCAGTGGTCAAAACTTCTGGTCTTAGATCTTTCAAGCAATCTGCTGACAGGGGAACTACCTGACTGTGGCACAAAACAGCTGAAACACTGGGATACATCTAGCAACAACACTTCAATTGCTAAAAGCAAAAGTTCTTCAAGTTTGGAAGTCCGTACTCTCCTTCTAAGGAACAATAGTCTATCGGGTGGATTTCCTCTATTCCTAAGACAATGCAGAAATGTTGTTTTCGTCGATCTAGCTCAAAACAGATTCAGTGGAAAGTTACCAGTGTGGATTAGTAAAGAAATGCCTGCTTTGGTAATACTACGGCTAAGATCTAACAACTTTTCTGGAGAAATTCCAATTGGAATAGCGAAATTTCCTGCCCTTCGAATTCTAGATCTATCTAATAACAACTTTTATGGGGCTATACCGCAACATCTGGCAGGCTTAGAAGCTTTGACTGCTACTGATAAGGCTCTACTTCCAGCAGAAAATCCATTCGAAGAAGAATATCAGGAAATGTATTGGTCCAGTGATACCGGATTGTTTAATGATAGCTTACCAGTGGTAATAAAAGGGAAAGTACTTGGATACAGAGAGAACGTCATATATTTGATGAGCATTGATTTATCATGCAACAGTTTGACAGGAAAAATCCCAGAAGAAATGAGCTATCTTGCTGGACTGATAAACCTGAATTTATCATCGAACTTCTTGAGTGGACAAATCCCATACAAAATTGGCAATATGCAATCACTAGAATCTCTTGACCTCACAAAGAACCATCTTGCTGGTGAGATTCCCTGGGGATTATCAGATCTGACATCGCTAGCCTACCTAAATTTGTCATATAATGATCTATCAGGAAGAATACCCTCGGGCCGCCAACTAGACACCCTCCAAACAGATGATCCTGCATCTATGTACATTGGAAATCCTGGTCTTTGTGGACGTCCAGTTCCAAAGCAATGTCCTGGAGATCAACCAACTCAAGAAGATTCGGTTgaatggcacaaacatggtctgttTCAAATGGATTTTCTGCTTAGCCTAATTGTGGGGTTTGTGGCAGGCGTTTGGATGGTATTTTGTGGCCTTCTGTTCGCTAAGAAATGGATGGGTGCTTATTTCAGATTATTTGACAAGTTATGTGACAAGGTTTATGTCATCTCTGTTGTTACTTGGCATAAATGGTGCGGAATCAGTGGTGAAAATTAA